A DNA window from Arachis duranensis cultivar V14167 chromosome 3, aradu.V14167.gnm2.J7QH, whole genome shotgun sequence contains the following coding sequences:
- the LOC107481625 gene encoding uncharacterized protein LOC107481625 yields the protein MSGAMAATTTDHHKWMMQLYEQPQMDCDGSNMAPPIMEAFSDATVVTTMSPESSSMMMLSQISNSSCSSSISNVQLLSPKRNNNNNNNNSAFKPIRKRSRASRRTPTTLLNANTNNFRELVQKFTGCGSTHMSLSIHKGPITLNFQQGSNNNDNNHKMILHHYHHHQQQQQQNSTTTSGTVSPFGTRTSNYYFYNQQPHDHHDVAAVMPSSQEQQSGGGGLISTSLDSNLPSYDADYLSSSRPTSMDASEDFGLHQLTVNDFSNNGIKGSGFFM from the coding sequence ATGAGTGGTGCCATGGCTGCTACTACTACTGATCATCATAAGTGGATGATGCAGTTGTATGAGCAGCCTCAGATGGATTGTGATGGAAGCAACATGGCTCCTCCTATCATGGAAGCATTTTCTGATGCAACTGTGGTGACAACTATGTCACCAGAGAGCAGCAGCATGATGATGTTGAGCCAAATAAGCAATAGTAGTTGTAGTAGTAGTATTAGTAATGTTCAGTTGTTAAGTCCAAagaggaataataataataataataataatagtgcaTTCAAACCAATCAGAAAGAGATCAAGAGCTTCTAGGAGAACCCCAACAACCCTACTCAATGCTAATACCAATAACTTTAGGGAATTAGTTCAGAAATTTACAGGCTGTGGTAGCACTCACATGTCTCTATCAATCCATAAGGGACCTATTACCTTGAATTTCCAACAAGGAagcaataataatgataataatcaCAAGATgattcttcatcattatcatcatcatcagcagcagcagcagcagaatAGCACAACAACAAGTGGAACAGTTTCACCATTTGGCACCAGAACTAGTAATTATTATTTCTATAATCAACAACCTCATGATCATCATGATGTAGCTGCAGTGATGCCATCATCACAAGAACAGCaaagtggtggtggtggcttAATCTCTACCTCCTTGGACTCTAATCTTCCTTCTTATGATGCTGATTACTTATCATCATCAAGGCCTACCAGCATGGATGCCTCTGAAGACTTTGGTTTGCATCAACtaactgtgaatgatttctcCAACAATGGAATTAAGGGGAGTGGTTTCTTCATGTGA